A genomic segment from Desulfonatronum lacustre DSM 10312 encodes:
- a CDS encoding disulfide bond formation protein B: protein MPSTDSVSKPGWNILFLAWLLTIASALTSIFFSAVMQLPPCVLCWYQRIFLFPLAFIFTTGLFFCDKSVVRYALPLAGAGWLVALYQNLLIYGIVPENIKPCSQGVSCTDIHFDILGFLTIPMLSLLAFTIILVLLNIFNRRISQ, encoded by the coding sequence ATGCCTTCTACGGATAGCGTTTCGAAGCCAGGCTGGAATATTCTCTTTCTGGCTTGGCTGCTGACCATTGCGTCCGCACTGACGAGCATTTTTTTCAGTGCCGTGATGCAGCTGCCCCCCTGTGTTCTCTGCTGGTACCAGCGCATTTTTCTCTTTCCCTTGGCGTTTATATTCACCACGGGTCTCTTTTTTTGCGACAAAAGCGTGGTGCGTTACGCCCTGCCTCTGGCCGGCGCGGGCTGGCTTGTGGCCTTGTACCAGAATTTGCTTATTTACGGGATAGTCCCGGAGAACATCAAACCATGCAGTCAGGGAGTCTCCTGCACGGACATCCATTTCGACATTCTCGGTTTTCTGACGATTCCCATGCTTTCATTGTTGGCTTTCACGATCATTCTGGTGCTACTCAACATTTTCAACAGGAGAATTTCTCAATGA
- a CDS encoding cobalamin B12-binding domain-containing protein codes for MNQERMPLFVGLSEMAGEHAELARDYLRLLLAAKRKEATEVVLKAVENGVSVKDVYLRVFQPVLYEVGDLWQRNQVSVAQEHYCTAATQFAMSLLYPYIFSGKQTGHRFVGCCVGGELHEIGMRMVTDFFEMEGWDTYYMGANTPDEDVIRTIVEQKAGVVGISVTMTFHLHLVGRLILRIRSRPECRDVKIMVGGYPFLANQQLWKGVGAHAFAADAHQAIAVADRLLDSGRRP; via the coding sequence ATGAATCAGGAGCGTATGCCTTTATTTGTCGGCCTTTCGGAGATGGCCGGCGAGCATGCCGAGTTGGCCCGTGACTACCTGCGTTTGTTGCTGGCGGCCAAACGCAAGGAAGCGACGGAAGTGGTGCTGAAGGCCGTGGAGAACGGGGTTTCCGTCAAGGACGTCTATCTGCGGGTATTTCAGCCTGTTCTCTACGAGGTTGGCGACCTCTGGCAACGCAACCAGGTCTCCGTGGCCCAGGAGCATTACTGCACCGCGGCGACGCAGTTCGCCATGTCCTTGCTTTATCCTTACATTTTCAGCGGTAAGCAGACCGGGCACAGGTTCGTGGGCTGCTGCGTGGGTGGGGAGTTGCACGAGATCGGGATGCGCATGGTCACGGACTTTTTTGAAATGGAAGGCTGGGACACCTACTATATGGGAGCCAATACCCCGGACGAGGACGTAATCCGGACCATCGTCGAGCAGAAGGCCGGCGTGGTGGGCATCTCCGTGACCATGACCTTCCACCTGCACCTCGTGGGTCGCTTGATCCTGCGCATTCGCAGCCGTCCGGAATGCCGCGACGTCAAGATCATGGTCGGCGGATATCCTTTTCTGGCCAATCAGCAGCTTTGGAAGGGCGTGGGAGCGCATGCCTTTGCCGCGGACGCCCATCAGGCCATTGCGGTGGCCGATCGTCTCCTGGATTCCGGGAGACGACCATGA
- a CDS encoding sensor histidine kinase, translating into MKRTEHRNVIALLCDDMGVVREVLADERNRFENVPAGLPFTAFVHPTSLIKARNFLEEIRKSGIVLDWELGVSTNNTVTILRFTGIRHEKQTVIVGAEDINSVMELYEEILSMHGDQITLLRAEVKRRKELADELHLMNLEGYEEVTRLNNELVTMQRDLVKKTRALEALDQQKNLFLGIAAHDLRNPIGNIRNLSQLLQGELQGKLNEDSALYFQLIDSSCGFLLQLISDLLDFSQIESGKLTLELETVDLEALISQQISYARTSAEAKGVELVFAVQGEGPHVIQGDRGRLTQVVDNLVSNAVKFSSAESRVEISLARKEKDLLLTVQDHGPGISPEDQAKLFQPFAKASARPTAGERSTGLGLSIVKRIVQAHGGEVRLESVVGQGTTLRVRLPMGNG; encoded by the coding sequence ATGAAGCGAACCGAACACCGCAACGTCATCGCTCTGCTTTGCGACGACATGGGGGTTGTCCGGGAAGTGCTCGCCGACGAGCGCAACCGGTTCGAGAATGTTCCCGCCGGGTTGCCGTTCACGGCCTTCGTCCATCCCACGTCCCTGATTAAAGCCCGGAACTTTCTGGAGGAAATTCGAAAAAGCGGCATTGTCCTGGACTGGGAGCTGGGCGTGTCTACCAACAACACGGTGACCATTCTCCGGTTCACCGGAATCCGCCATGAGAAGCAAACGGTCATAGTCGGGGCCGAGGACATCAACTCGGTCATGGAACTTTATGAAGAGATCCTCAGCATGCACGGCGACCAGATCACCTTGCTCCGGGCCGAGGTCAAGAGGCGCAAGGAACTGGCCGACGAACTGCATTTGATGAATCTGGAAGGTTACGAGGAGGTCACCCGGCTGAACAACGAGTTGGTGACCATGCAGCGGGATCTGGTCAAGAAGACCCGTGCACTGGAAGCCTTGGATCAGCAGAAGAACCTATTTCTGGGCATCGCGGCCCACGACCTGCGCAATCCCATCGGGAATATCCGGAATCTGAGCCAACTGCTCCAGGGTGAGCTTCAAGGCAAACTCAATGAAGACTCCGCGCTGTATTTCCAATTGATCGATTCGAGCTGCGGCTTTCTGCTGCAATTGATCTCGGACCTACTGGACTTTTCCCAGATCGAGTCCGGCAAGTTGACCCTGGAACTGGAAACCGTGGACCTGGAAGCGTTGATCTCCCAGCAGATATCCTACGCCCGGACCTCGGCCGAGGCCAAGGGCGTGGAGCTGGTGTTCGCCGTCCAGGGAGAGGGGCCGCACGTCATCCAAGGGGATCGCGGTCGCCTGACCCAGGTGGTGGACAACCTGGTCAGCAACGCCGTGAAGTTCAGCAGCGCGGAGAGCCGGGTCGAAATCAGCCTGGCCCGGAAAGAGAAGGATCTGCTGTTAACGGTCCAGGATCATGGACCGGGCATCAGCCCGGAAGACCAGGCCAAGCTCTTCCAGCCTTTTGCCAAGGCCTCGGCCCGGCCCACCGCCGGAGAACGCAGCACCGGCCTGGGCCTGAGCATCGTCAAACGAATTGTCCAAGCCCACGGAGGCGAAGTCCGTTTGGAGAGCGTCGTCGGCCAGGGAACGACGTTGCGCGTACGTTTGCCGATGGGAAACGGATAG
- a CDS encoding metal-dependent transcriptional regulator — translation MEHKHEEILEAVLCASECGKYALEDVRKYCCVDFSDEDVSELERQGLLVRGEGKILFSREGKAHAEKIMRRHRLAEVLLKSILKLKNSEMEKIACEVEHALLPEVEESICTLLGHPEICPDGKPIPKGPCCHAGQRTISNTVVGLDELQPGEKGTITYIKPGSHSNLQQLISLGLNPGTVVTVHRKTPAFCIKYEQTELALDDEIAKNIFVWKVLGEEGRATEARA, via the coding sequence ATGGAACACAAACACGAGGAAATTCTGGAGGCCGTGCTCTGCGCCAGCGAATGCGGAAAGTACGCTCTGGAGGACGTCAGAAAGTACTGTTGCGTGGATTTTTCGGATGAGGATGTTTCTGAACTGGAACGCCAAGGTCTGCTCGTCCGCGGCGAGGGCAAGATCCTGTTTTCCCGGGAGGGCAAGGCCCATGCCGAAAAGATCATGCGTCGGCACCGCCTGGCCGAGGTGTTGCTCAAGAGCATTCTGAAACTCAAAAACTCGGAAATGGAAAAGATCGCCTGCGAGGTGGAGCACGCCCTGCTGCCCGAAGTGGAGGAATCCATCTGCACCTTGCTGGGCCATCCGGAAATCTGTCCGGACGGCAAGCCCATCCCCAAAGGCCCGTGCTGTCACGCCGGACAGCGGACCATCAGCAACACGGTGGTCGGCCTGGACGAACTGCAACCCGGCGAGAAAGGCACCATCACCTACATCAAGCCCGGCAGCCACTCCAACCTGCAACAGCTCATCTCGCTGGGCCTGAATCCGGGAACAGTGGTCACGGTCCACCGCAAGACCCCGGCCTTCTGCATCAAATACGAGCAGACCGAACTGGCCTTGGACGACGAAATCGCCAAGAATATTTTTGTCTGGAAAGTGCTGGGAGAAGAAGGCCGGGCTACTGAGGCGCGGGCCTGA
- a CDS encoding ABC-type transport auxiliary lipoprotein family protein: MNRLSLFLHPMKYLGVFALAILLGLSGCASLNRPDPDRRHYLIQAQRPEPALERPAEAPILAVRTFRVAPASDSRGIVTIRADGLVQRDFYERFFLSPGEMLAGQFRNWLSQAGLFSLVTDMGGLTEPDLILEGYVQELHRDLRSDRPQAALALQMLLLRPTRSGAMEVVAQRDYHQVLDLPDGSISSLVVGWNSALAGILTDVESALRDTALSPLASSRLQEPDR, translated from the coding sequence ATGAACCGTTTGTCGCTTTTTTTGCACCCGATGAAGTATCTCGGCGTTTTTGCCTTGGCCATTTTACTGGGCCTGTCCGGTTGCGCCTCCCTGAACCGCCCAGACCCGGATCGTCGCCATTACCTGATCCAAGCCCAGCGTCCCGAGCCCGCGCTGGAGCGTCCCGCCGAGGCCCCGATTCTGGCCGTGCGCACCTTTCGCGTCGCTCCGGCTTCCGATTCCAGGGGCATCGTGACCATCCGGGCCGACGGGCTGGTTCAGCGGGATTTTTACGAACGCTTCTTTCTGTCTCCGGGTGAGATGCTCGCCGGACAGTTTCGGAATTGGTTGAGCCAAGCCGGGCTCTTCAGCCTGGTCACGGACATGGGGGGGCTGACCGAGCCGGACCTGATTCTGGAAGGGTATGTTCAGGAATTGCACCGGGATCTGCGTTCCGACAGGCCCCAAGCCGCGCTGGCCCTGCAAATGCTGCTGCTGCGTCCGACCCGCTCCGGGGCCATGGAGGTGGTCGCGCAGCGGGATTATCACCAGGTTTTGGACCTGCCTGACGGTTCGATCAGTTCCCTGGTGGTCGGTTGGAATTCGGCCTTGGCAGGGATCCTCACGGACGTGGAGAGCGCCTTGCGGGACACGGCGCTTTCGCCGTTGGCTTCGAGCCGTCTTCAGGAACCGGATCGATGA
- a CDS encoding c-type cytochrome, which yields MKKNTIITSLALSGFLLFAGTAAVSAVALDGEKLYQERCSQCHGLGRVERATKDQAGWETTVDRMIGKRAGLLNAEERDAVVEYLANR from the coding sequence ATGAAGAAGAATACCATCATAACCAGCCTGGCTCTGAGCGGGTTTTTGTTGTTCGCCGGCACGGCGGCCGTTTCCGCTGTAGCCCTGGACGGGGAGAAACTCTATCAGGAGCGGTGTTCCCAGTGCCACGGGTTGGGGCGGGTTGAGCGGGCCACCAAAGACCAGGCTGGCTGGGAAACCACGGTGGACCGGATGATCGGCAAGCGAGCCGGATTGCTCAACGCCGAGGAGCGGGACGCCGTGGTGGAATATTTGGCCAACCGGTAG
- a CDS encoding ABC transporter ATP-binding protein encodes MSLTTEATACGMEAGDRGAPLIQVRALTAGYGEQIILRDVNLDVFPGEVLIFLGGSGCGKSTLLKQMIGLERPMSGTVLISGRDIHAARGAERTRILHGFGVSYQTGALFGSLSVLENVLLPLEECTDLPKPLRLRVARMKLAQVGLAGFENHAPSELSGGMVKRAAIARAMVLDPCILFLDEPSAGLDPVTSAELDALILDLARSLGMTFVIVTHELASVYAIADRVIMLDKALQGIAAQGDPRTLRDHSTDPLVQDFFHRHVSGGRMLKGETPEPINREPLLS; translated from the coding sequence ATGTCTTTAACTACTGAGGCCACGGCCTGCGGCATGGAAGCCGGTGACCGGGGCGCTCCGCTGATCCAGGTCCGGGCCTTGACGGCCGGTTATGGAGAACAAATTATCCTCCGCGACGTGAACCTGGACGTCTTTCCCGGTGAAGTATTGATCTTCCTGGGCGGCTCGGGATGCGGGAAAAGTACGTTGCTCAAACAGATGATCGGCCTGGAGCGGCCCATGTCCGGCACGGTATTGATCAGCGGCCGAGATATCCACGCGGCCCGGGGGGCGGAACGAACGCGTATCCTGCATGGCTTCGGGGTCAGCTACCAGACCGGGGCCTTGTTCGGTTCCCTGAGCGTCCTGGAAAACGTCCTGCTGCCCCTGGAGGAGTGTACGGACCTGCCCAAGCCCTTGCGACTGCGCGTGGCGCGAATGAAGTTGGCCCAAGTGGGGCTGGCCGGGTTCGAGAACCACGCCCCTTCGGAGTTGAGCGGCGGGATGGTCAAGCGGGCGGCCATTGCCCGGGCCATGGTCCTCGACCCCTGTATTTTATTCCTGGACGAACCCTCAGCCGGGCTGGACCCCGTGACCTCCGCCGAGCTGGATGCCCTGATCCTGGACCTGGCCCGCAGTCTGGGCATGACCTTCGTGATCGTGACCCACGAACTGGCCAGCGTGTACGCCATCGCCGACCGGGTGATCATGCTGGACAAAGCCCTGCAAGGCATCGCGGCCCAAGGCGATCCGAGAACCCTGCGCGACCACTCCACCGACCCGCTGGTCCAGGATTTCTTCCACCGTCACGTATCTGGAGGGCGAATGTTAAAGGGTGAAACACCTGAACCCATAAACCGTGAACCCCTTCTCTCATGA
- a CDS encoding pentapeptide repeat-containing protein, which translates to MNNNAANTAVVALAMTAVLFWLGALPGFTFDQAGLERLLDTRSCPGCDLSRADLSKADLTKADLWGADLRFANLAEANLLEADLREADLHGADLLMTNLIRVDLKVANLTTADATGANLYRAVLAGADLTEAVLFKANLHRADLKNARLVRANLFLADLSRADLRGAEIDGVEWNGANLIGAVWIDGRTCGPGSRGECRLD; encoded by the coding sequence GTGAACAATAACGCCGCGAACACGGCCGTTGTCGCCTTGGCGATGACGGCCGTACTGTTTTGGCTGGGGGCACTCCCTGGTTTTACATTTGACCAGGCGGGCCTGGAGCGACTGTTGGACACTCGGTCCTGTCCGGGATGCGACCTCAGCCGGGCGGATTTGAGCAAAGCCGATCTGACCAAGGCTGATCTGTGGGGCGCGGATTTGCGGTTCGCGAATCTGGCGGAAGCCAATCTGCTCGAAGCGGATCTGCGCGAAGCCGATCTGCACGGGGCCGACCTCCTTATGACCAACCTGATCCGGGTCGATCTCAAGGTCGCCAACCTGACCACCGCGGACGCGACCGGGGCCAATCTGTACAGGGCCGTTCTTGCCGGAGCCGACCTGACCGAAGCCGTCCTGTTCAAGGCCAACTTGCACAGGGCGGACCTGAAGAACGCGCGCTTGGTTCGCGCGAACCTGTTCCTGGCGGACCTGAGCCGAGCCGATCTGAGAGGGGCCGAGATCGACGGCGTGGAATGGAACGGAGCCAACCTGATCGGCGCCGTGTGGATCGACGGGCGGACATGCGGCCCCGGTTCCAGGGGCGAGTGCAGGTTGGACTGA
- a CDS encoding MlaD family protein, with protein sequence MSVQTNYVKLGAFVLITTALIIAGLIVLGGGKLWSERFLVETYLDESAQGLEAGSVVKMRGVQVGNIERISFVYLKYPEAFQAGHRYVLVEIGLQADKFGEFPRDRFKELLTEEIATGLRIRITPQGLTGAAYLELDYTIPFRAPALPINWTPAAPYIPSAPGTIARFEETFESVSTTLKNLEEVNLSGPVERLEQLLSLAMEKVDAVQTEQFSAEAIALMEELRRTNAQVARLLGGTDDPAGQGERVDLQSIFQDVSLAMREVRGMAEEVNKWVHAEQGGLEDVRLAIVDLRRTMAGAPEMVEDFSTAADTAQESFLRLQLLLGQIQLGLASKLEQIDVLLHNLGRSSENIREITDDARDYPSRLFFGEPPSGFRNQESFP encoded by the coding sequence ATGAGCGTCCAGACCAACTACGTCAAACTCGGGGCCTTCGTTTTGATCACCACGGCCTTGATCATCGCCGGGCTGATCGTGCTGGGCGGCGGCAAGCTCTGGAGCGAGCGCTTCCTTGTGGAAACCTATCTGGACGAATCCGCCCAAGGGCTGGAAGCCGGGTCCGTGGTCAAGATGCGCGGCGTCCAGGTGGGCAATATCGAACGGATATCCTTTGTTTACCTCAAATATCCCGAAGCGTTTCAGGCCGGACACCGCTACGTGCTGGTGGAGATCGGCCTGCAGGCCGACAAGTTCGGGGAATTCCCCCGGGACAGGTTCAAGGAACTCCTGACCGAGGAAATCGCTACCGGGCTGCGGATTCGGATCACTCCCCAGGGACTGACCGGAGCGGCTTATCTGGAACTGGACTATACCATTCCGTTTCGGGCTCCGGCCCTGCCCATCAACTGGACGCCCGCCGCGCCATACATTCCTTCGGCCCCGGGAACCATCGCTCGGTTCGAGGAAACCTTCGAGTCGGTCAGCACCACTCTGAAGAACCTGGAAGAGGTCAATCTGAGCGGCCCGGTGGAGCGCCTGGAGCAACTCCTGAGTCTGGCCATGGAGAAGGTCGACGCGGTTCAGACCGAACAGTTCAGCGCCGAGGCCATTGCCCTGATGGAAGAGCTGCGCCGGACCAACGCCCAGGTGGCTCGTCTTCTGGGCGGTACGGACGATCCCGCGGGGCAGGGCGAGAGGGTGGATCTGCAATCCATCTTCCAGGACGTCTCCCTGGCCATGCGCGAAGTGCGGGGCATGGCCGAAGAAGTGAATAAATGGGTCCATGCCGAGCAGGGCGGGCTGGAGGACGTGCGCCTGGCCATCGTCGATCTGCGGCGGACCATGGCCGGGGCCCCGGAGATGGTGGAGGATTTTTCCACCGCTGCGGACACGGCTCAGGAGAGTTTTTTACGCCTCCAACTGCTCCTGGGTCAGATCCAGCTTGGCCTGGCCTCGAAGCTGGAACAGATCGACGTCCTGCTGCACAACCTTGGACGATCCAGTGAAAACATTCGGGAAATCACGGATGACGCCCGGGATTATCCCTCCAGGCTGTTCTTCGGCGAACCCCCGTCCGGTTTTCGGAACCAGGAGTCCTTCCCATGA
- a CDS encoding DUF305 domain-containing protein produces the protein MMKALSLMTFWMPLTVLSMLFMAGSHGPADAAEHEHQHQVGSELEFLVEMIPHHQEAVDSAKQILAVTERQELRDFAKEVMDDQTGEIAKMRQWIEQWYPDASTQAAYQPMMRDIEGLPAEEADTVFLEDMIEHHLGAVHMARDVLDKNLAVHPEVRTLAEEIVAAQNREIDQMREWLEQWGGAPTDHHGH, from the coding sequence ATGATGAAAGCACTGAGTCTCATGACGTTCTGGATGCCCCTTACGGTCTTGAGCATGCTGTTCATGGCCGGTTCGCACGGCCCGGCGGATGCGGCGGAGCATGAACATCAACATCAAGTGGGCAGTGAGTTGGAATTTCTCGTGGAAATGATCCCTCACCATCAGGAAGCCGTGGACAGCGCCAAGCAGATCCTGGCCGTGACCGAACGCCAGGAACTGCGCGACTTTGCCAAGGAGGTGATGGACGATCAGACCGGGGAAATCGCGAAGATGCGCCAGTGGATCGAGCAGTGGTATCCCGACGCGTCCACACAGGCGGCCTATCAGCCCATGATGCGGGACATCGAAGGCCTGCCCGCGGAGGAAGCGGACACCGTCTTCCTGGAGGACATGATTGAACATCACCTCGGCGCCGTGCATATGGCCCGGGATGTTCTGGACAAAAATCTGGCCGTGCACCCCGAAGTGCGGACTCTGGCCGAAGAAATCGTCGCCGCCCAAAATCGAGAGATCGACCAGATGCGCGAATGGCTGGAGCAATGGGGCGGCGCTCCGACGGACCACCACGGTCATTGA
- a CDS encoding DsbA family protein, with protein MRKQYLVVAAGLSLGLLFIIATHVYQTQQSQKLDFLAREDAEIFVRPHSPTLGNPDARVTLVEFMDPACETCAAFSPFVKKLMDDNPGKIRLVLRYAPFHDGAEDFVRILEAAGNQDKYWETLDIMYKSQGHWASHQNPQPHLLWDFVAMAGVDLETIRSDMNEARIQRILEQDIADARALNVTKTPGFFVNGKPLTTFGFKQLQQLVESEIARHYPQ; from the coding sequence ATGAGGAAACAATATCTCGTTGTCGCGGCCGGACTGTCCCTGGGGCTGCTCTTTATCATTGCAACCCATGTCTACCAGACGCAGCAATCGCAGAAGCTGGACTTTCTGGCACGGGAAGATGCTGAAATCTTTGTCCGACCTCACTCGCCCACCCTGGGCAATCCGGATGCCCGGGTCACCCTGGTGGAGTTCATGGACCCGGCCTGCGAGACATGCGCCGCGTTCTCGCCCTTTGTGAAGAAACTGATGGATGACAATCCCGGCAAAATCAGGCTGGTGTTGCGGTACGCTCCGTTCCATGACGGGGCCGAAGACTTCGTGCGCATACTCGAAGCCGCGGGCAATCAGGACAAATACTGGGAAACCCTGGACATCATGTATAAAAGCCAGGGCCATTGGGCGAGTCACCAGAACCCGCAACCGCACTTGCTCTGGGACTTCGTGGCCATGGCCGGCGTGGACCTGGAGACGATCAGAAGCGACATGAACGAAGCAAGGATTCAGCGCATTCTGGAGCAGGACATCGCCGACGCCAGGGCGCTCAACGTCACCAAGACTCCGGGCTTTTTCGTCAACGGCAAACCCTTGACGACTTTTGGCTTCAAGCAGTTGCAGCAACTGGTGGAGTCGGAAATCGCACGGCATTACCCACAGTGA
- a CDS encoding ferrous iron transporter B, whose product MTICDQCDTSCRADAHKGPSPHYVFIGTMKVGKSTLYDRLTASDCAEIAIPGIAVSIPRGRLKGRDGTALDTPGIHSLFSTNEDERASRDILLSPEIPGEDLRLVLVADAKNLKRTIAIALQFAEYGLPMLLVVNMVDEAASRGIEIDYAKLSEKLGMRVMTTIAREGIGVRELGRALDDVRPMKPLVTYSQRVEQFLSVVQKLMPSSPFSSRALGILLLTEDTAVERYILDKYGAGMLDQLHRLAEEARRERPLAVDIELSNLYQAEAARIAEQVQKVEPPTKSSLILSFGDWCTQLSTGIPIALGILVLLYYFIGAFGATFLVDTIHDQLFEAHLIPLLAALVDFIPSALIREMLMDPDFGVFPTGVFLALGLVMPVIFCFYIAFGFLQDSGYLVRISILLDRVFRLIGLNGKGVIPLVMGFSCVTMSILTTRVLSTDKEKNIASFLVFLCLPCAPLLAVMMIILAKMPVSASITVYGLIFSQLLLAGWLANKVIPGKRSHLILEIPTMRLPKPWPVIKMASQKTFFFIKEALPIFVLASMFIFLFQRVGGLNALEAALGPVINTVMGLPEQSIQVFIKTMIRRESGVAELEHLSPLFTNLQIVVNLVLMTFLAPCINATIVLFKERGARAGALILGTVTVYAIVLAGLLNHVCRLAGITFT is encoded by the coding sequence ATGACCATCTGTGACCAATGCGACACCTCCTGCCGTGCCGACGCCCACAAGGGGCCCAGCCCCCATTATGTGTTCATCGGCACGATGAAAGTCGGCAAGAGCACCTTGTACGACCGGTTGACCGCTTCCGACTGCGCTGAAATCGCGATCCCCGGCATCGCGGTCTCCATTCCTCGGGGACGGCTCAAGGGGCGAGACGGAACGGCCCTGGACACGCCGGGCATCCATTCTCTGTTCTCCACCAACGAGGATGAACGGGCCTCCCGGGACATTCTGCTGTCCCCGGAAATCCCGGGCGAAGACCTGCGTCTCGTCCTGGTGGCGGACGCCAAAAACCTGAAGCGGACCATCGCCATCGCCCTGCAGTTCGCGGAATACGGGCTGCCCATGCTTCTGGTCGTGAACATGGTCGACGAGGCCGCATCCCGAGGCATTGAGATCGACTACGCCAAGCTTTCAGAAAAGCTGGGCATGCGCGTAATGACCACCATTGCCCGGGAAGGAATCGGGGTGCGGGAGCTCGGCCGGGCTTTGGACGACGTCCGGCCGATGAAGCCTCTTGTGACGTACTCCCAGCGGGTCGAACAGTTTCTTTCGGTGGTGCAGAAATTGATGCCTTCAAGCCCGTTTTCTTCCAGGGCCTTGGGCATCCTGCTGCTCACCGAGGACACGGCCGTGGAACGATACATCCTGGATAAATACGGGGCCGGAATGCTCGACCAGCTTCACCGACTCGCCGAGGAAGCCCGTCGGGAAAGGCCCCTTGCCGTGGATATCGAGTTGAGCAACCTCTACCAGGCCGAGGCCGCCAGGATCGCCGAACAGGTTCAAAAGGTCGAACCGCCAACCAAAAGTTCGCTGATCCTCTCCTTCGGCGACTGGTGCACCCAACTTTCCACCGGCATTCCCATTGCCCTGGGTATTCTCGTGCTCCTGTACTATTTCATCGGGGCCTTTGGGGCCACCTTCCTGGTGGATACGATCCACGACCAACTCTTCGAGGCCCACCTGATTCCGCTGCTCGCGGCCCTGGTGGACTTCATTCCCAGCGCCTTGATCCGGGAGATGCTCATGGACCCGGATTTCGGCGTGTTTCCCACCGGGGTCTTTCTGGCCCTGGGGCTGGTCATGCCGGTGATCTTCTGCTTCTACATCGCCTTCGGTTTTCTGCAGGACTCCGGATACCTGGTCCGGATTTCCATTCTTCTGGACCGGGTCTTCCGCCTGATCGGCCTGAACGGCAAGGGCGTGATCCCTCTGGTCATGGGCTTTTCCTGCGTGACCATGTCCATCCTGACCACACGGGTACTCAGTACGGACAAGGAAAAAAACATCGCCTCGTTCCTGGTCTTTCTGTGCCTGCCGTGCGCCCCGCTGCTGGCGGTGATGATGATCATTCTGGCCAAGATGCCCGTCTCCGCCTCCATCACGGTTTATGGATTGATTTTTTCGCAACTGCTCCTGGCCGGCTGGCTGGCGAACAAGGTCATTCCGGGCAAGCGCTCTCACCTGATCCTGGAAATCCCGACCATGCGCCTGCCCAAGCCCTGGCCGGTGATCAAAATGGCCTCTCAGAAGACCTTTTTTTTCATCAAGGAGGCTTTGCCGATCTTTGTCCTGGCCTCGATGTTCATCTTCCTCTTCCAGCGCGTGGGCGGGCTGAACGCCCTGGAAGCCGCCCTGGGGCCGGTGATCAACACGGTCATGGGCCTTCCGGAACAGAGCATCCAGGTGTTCATCAAGACCATGATCCGCCGGGAAAGCGGCGTGGCCGAACTGGAGCACCTCAGCCCCCTGTTCACCAACCTGCAAATCGTGGTCAACCTGGTGCTGATGACCTTTCTGGCCCCATGCATCAACGCGACCATCGTCCTGTTCAAGGAACGCGGCGCCCGGGCCGGGGCCTTGATCTTGGGCACGGTAACGGTCTACGCCATCGTCCTGGCCGGCCTGCTGAACCACGTGTGTCGCTTGGCCGGGATCACCTTCACATAG